The following proteins come from a genomic window of Pelotomaculum isophthalicicum JI:
- a CDS encoding DNA ligase: protein MSKMSELSQVLSELRDCGKTLINIADSLTEIFSSSGDEPENVMEAPAIPTEEPKPEYSFLDVRKKFAEMSRAGYTEALKGLLKKYGADKLSSVDPSQYAALLADAEAIK, encoded by the coding sequence ATGAGCAAGATGAGTGAACTTAGTCAGGTTCTTTCTGAACTTAGGGACTGCGGCAAAACTCTCATTAACATTGCTGACTCGCTTACAGAGATTTTTTCAAGTTCAGGTGACGAGCCCGAAAATGTTATGGAAGCACCCGCAATACCGACAGAGGAACCGAAACCAGAGTATTCGTTCTTAGATGTTCGCAAGAAGTTTGCAGAAATGTCCAGAGCCGGATACACAGAAGCGCTTAAGGGACTTCTGAAAAAATACGGTGCAGATAAGCTCTCCAGCGTAGACCCGTCACAGTATGCCGCATTACTTGCGGATGCGGAGGCAATTAAATGA